TTCAAAACACCTTTAGGCTGTTTTTCGAATCAGCTTCTTTGTCTAAAATCATGTTAGCCCCTCTGACAGCGGCCTTTTTCCATGGTTTGGCGTCATAAATGGACTTTTCTTTTTCCTATGGACTTCATAGATAGAGCAAGTGTATAAAAACTCATATCAATCTCCGGTCACTGGTGAATACCCAATGAAGGCAATTTAGTGAAGTAGGACTAAAGAAAGCTTTTCCACTTTCTTTTATCTAATATACACATATGCCCATCATCTTTCATATAGATAATTAGAAAGAGAGAAGTTATTTGTCCTGCAAATATGGGGAGGGAGCGTATATGAACAATCAATTATACAAACCAACGCGACATTGGAAGGATATCGAGCTCTGGAAGGATGTCACGGAGGAGCAATGGAATGACTGGATCTGGCAGCTGACCCATACGATAAAGACCTTGGAAGACTTGAAGAAAGTCATCAACCTAACGCCAGACGAAGAAGAGGGAGTCCGCATCTCGACCAAAACGATTCCCCTTAATATAACCCCTTATTATGCTTCATTGATGAATCCGGATGATGAAAGATGCCCAATCCGAATGCAATCGGTTCCGATTGGGAAGGAATTATATAAAACACCATACGATCTTGAAGACCCGCTCCACGAGGATGAAGATTCCCCAGTGCCTGGGCTGACCCATCGCTATCCTGATAGGGTGCTCTTTTTGGTGACAAACCAATGCTCGATGTATTGCCGTTATTGCACCCGGAGACGATTCTCCGGCCAGATCGGCATGGGTGTTCCGAAGAAACAGCTTGACCAGGCTATCAATTATATTCGGGAAACACCGGCTGTAAGGGATGTCCTTATTTCCGGTGGTGACGGATTATTGATCAATGACAGCATTCTCGAATATATCCTGAAGAATTTACGAGCCATCCCGCATGTGGAAATCATCCGAATTGGAACACGTGCCCCTGTCGTCTTTCCGCAGCGGATTACGGAGAATCTGTGCAATATACTGAAAAAATATCATCCAGTATGGCTGAATACGCATTTTAATACATCAATCGAAATTACAGAGGAATCTAAGAAAGCTTGTGAAATGCTCGTCAATTCCGGTGTTCCTGTTGGCAATCAGGCGGTAATCCTTGCTGGAATCAATGACAGCGTGCCTATTATGAAAAAGCTCATGCATGATTTAGTCAAAATCAGAGTACGTCCGTATTATATTTATCAATGTGATCTATCAGAGGGAATTTCCCATTTCAGAGCTCCAATCAGCAAGGGACTTGAAATTATTGAAGGATTAAGGGGACATACGAGCGGTTATGCTATTCCGACGTTTGTTGTCGATGCGCCGGGCGGAGGCGGGAAAATTTCGCTTCAGCCAAATTATATCCTCTCTCAATCTCCAGACAAAACGGTACTTAGAAACTATGAAGGGGTTATCACCACCTATCCTGAGCCGGAAACCTATACAGCAGGAACTGCCGATGGTTATTTCCAGCAAATCTATGGAACCTATCAGGAAGAACGTGGAGATGGCGTATTAGGCTTACTTCATGATAAACAATTCAATCTGGTTCCGAAAGATCTTCCGCGTTATCACAAACGGGAAGGTTATGCACAAGCCCCAGATCACTCCTCTTTGAAAGACAAGCGAGAAAAAAGGGATCAATTGAAGGAAAAGAAATTCATGGCCCAACAAAAACCAACCCCAAAAGTTGAGGAAGGCGGCCAATCATGACATCTATCTGTATGTGGTGCGAAGAAAAGGCCGCAAACGAAATGAAGGATAAAGTTTATTGGGAACTTCCAGATGGAACGAATGCGATTGAAATCACAGAGGTGCCCTCATATAAGTGCAATGAATGCGGCATTGTCTATCAAACCGATGAACAGGTGAAGGAAATTGAAGACCAGCTATTTCTTATTGATACGAAACAGCTGGAGAAGAGCCTAACCTATCAGGAGCTGATGGAGAAGCCGAGACTGCTAAAGAGGAATTATTTTGATTTTGGATGAGATGACGAATATGGTTTATATCAAGCTCCAAATCCCTCTTTTTATAAAGGGCTTTGGAGCTTTTGTCATGTGCTTAAAGTAAGGAAGAGGACAAAGACAATATTTATAGTTATAAAGTTTCAAAATTAATAAAAAAGATTGACCTGAAAAGGGAAGAGTAGTAGCATGTATTTTCAGATGAGAGTGAGAATCATTCTCATCAAATAGAGATAGACTGTCAGGAGGGTTTGTATGCTCGATGGATTTGTGCCATGGCCGGCAGAAAGAGCCGAATTCTACCGGGAAGCGGGCTGCTGGAGCGGCTTAACTTTTGGGGAAATGCTAGAAAAGCGGAGTAAAGAATATGCTCATCAAATTGCTGTAGTGGGTCATAATGGCCAGCTAACCTATCAAGAATTGAATGAACGAGTCGACCAGCTTGCGGCTGGTTTGCAGAGGCTGGGCATTGGAAAAGAGGACCGTGTGGTTGTCCAGCTGCCGAATGTTATTGAATATGTTGAAGTGGTCTTTGCATTGTTTAAAATAGGCGCATTGCCAGTTTTCGCCCTTCCTTCTCATCGATATAACGAAATCAGTTATTTCTGTGACTTTACCGAGGCAAAGGCTTATATCATAAAAGACAAATTCACTGGATTTGATTATAGGGAATTAGCGCGCCAAGTGAAAGCGGAGCTTCCGCAATTATTAAATGTCATTGTTTGCGGTGAAGAACAAGAATTCATGAATCTATCATCCCTTTATAAGGAGGAGCCATTTGAAAAAGTAGTAGTGCAAGGAAGTGATGTCGCATTCTTGCAGCTATCTGGAGGAAGTACCGGATTATCAAAGCTGATTCCGCGCACGCATGATGAATATATGTACACAATCAAACGAAGTGTTGAATGCTGCAAAGTGTCTGAGGATACGGTCTTTCTTATTGTTCTCCCTGTCTCGCATAATTATCCGATGAGCTCGCCTGGGATTCTTGGGACTTTATATGCGGGCGGAAAAATCGTGCTTAGTTTAACGCCAAGTCCTGATGAGGCCTTTCCTTTAATCGAGAAACATGGCGTGACGATGGTGTCGTTAGTTCCTCCTCTAGCCTTGCACTGGCTTGATGTGAGGGAGAAATATGAGGAAGAGTTAACAAGCTTAGAAGTTATCTTGGTGGGAGGGTCTAAATTTAGTGCAGAAGCTGCAAAACGAATAGAGCCTTCTTTCGGCTGTACTCTACAACAAGTTTTTGGCATGGCGGAGGGCTTGGTGAACTACACCCGTTTGGACGATCCGTACGAAAAGAGGATTTATACCCAGGGACGTCCAATGTCACCGTATGATGAAATCAAAATCGTCGATGAAGAGGACAGAGAAGTTCCTGCCGGAAAACCTGGTCATCTATTGACTAGAGGTCCTTATACGATTCAAGGATATTATAAGTCGCCCGAACATAATGCCAAGGCGTTTACAAAGGACGGTTTTTATCGAACGGGTGATATTGTATCTGTCGATGAGGAGGGCTATTTGACCGTTGAAGGACGTGATAAAGACCAAATTAATCGCGGGGGAGAGAAGATTGCCGCCGAAGAAGTGGAGAACCATCTACTTGCTCATTCGGCTGTGCATGATGCTGCAATAGTCGCAAAGGAAGATAAGTATTTGGGAGAAAAAAGCTGTGCCTTCATAATTTTACGCGAAGATTATCAGGCAACGAAAAAAGAGCTGAAACAATTTTTGAAGAACCGAGGTCTTGCGACGTACAAAATACCGGATGATTTCGTTTTTGTCGAGCATTTCCCGATGACTCATCTTGGAAAAGTATCAAAAAAGGATTTGCGAAATCAATTAATAACAGGAGTTAGCCGATAGAAAGGAAGATTTTGAATGTCATTAGAACAATTACGATTATTACTAGCTGATTATCTCGATGATGAAGAATGGAGAAACCTAGAGGATAAGGATGATTTGACTGATTGCGGCATGGATTCCATCGCCTTTATGTCAATAACCGAAGAGCTGCGGTCACAAGACATTATGGTCACGTTTATGGATTTAGCGGAAGAAACGACAGTAGAGGCTTGGCACCGGAAAATACAAGAGAAAACTACTGCCCAGTAAGGAGTGAGCGATATGGCTAATAAATCCTATTCCTTAACAGGTGCTTCATCAGGAATATGGTATGCCCATCATAAAACCAATAGTGCATTATACAATACAGCTGAATATATCCACATAAAAGGAGAGCTCCATACTCCTTTGTTGCTAGAGGCAGTAAATTACACCATTCAATCCGCTCGCGGTCTTCATATCGATTGCTTTGAAGAAGAAGGTGAAGTGAAGCAACGGATAAAAGAAGATGTTGTCTTCAAATGTGAGCATAAATCAAATGTAGAAAAGTTTGAGATGGAGAAAATGATTGAACAAGATACTTCTGCCATTCTTTCCTTAAAAGAAGATCATCTTGTACGTGCTATCCTATTTTCAATCAGTAAGCAAGAGCATTATCTTTATTTGCGCATTCATCATATCGTCAGTGATGCGTTCAGCTTTAGGCTGCTTTTCCAACAAATCTCTGAGAGATATGAAGCTTTGCTTCATGATGAGCCCTATCAAAAATCATTCGGGGATTATGCTGCTGTCATGGAAGAAGACAAGCGCTATCAGTCATCTAAACAATATGAAGACGATAAGGTCTATTGGCTTCAGGAGCTTAAGGATGTAGAGGTTGTTTCCTTAACAGATCGTGCAACAACGGATTTTGGAGAAGTATGCTTAGAGCAATCGATGATTAACGAAAACGATTGGCTTAAAGCAAAGGATCTTTCCAGTCAGTGGAAAGTTAATGTCCAGCATATCTTAACGGCGGCTGTGGCTGTTTACACGAAACGGCTGACTTTCGCCTCTGCTATTGTTCTTAATATACCGATGATGGGACGTGTTGGCACAAAGGCCATGAATGTACCTTGTACGAAAGTAAATATGATTCCTTTACGTATAACAATCGGGGATACAGATACATTTGTGGATGTGTGTATGCAAGTGAAAAAGAAAATGAGGGAAGCGGGCAAGCATCAATTTTACCGGCATGAGCAGATGCGGCGCGACTTGAAACTTGCCAATAATCAGTTATTATATGGTCCGCAAGTAAATTTCATGCCGTTTTATGATGAGCTTTCATTTGGCCATTGCCAAGGCAAAAGTGAGAAAATCTCTACCGGACCGGTGGAGGATATTTCGTTTAATATATACGCTTCATCTGAAGGAATGCGTGTCGATGTTGCCGGTAATAGTCTTTGCTATACAAAGGAGGAAATCAAGGAACATAAGGAACGCTTTGTTCGATTCTTCACTCAATTATTGGAATATTCGGATAAAAATATAGGCAAATTACCTCTTTTGTCTGAAGGAGAGCGGATCCGGCAACTCGTTGATTGGAATCAGTTTGAATCAAGTGGCAGGACATCTTCTGTGTATGAGCTTTTCGAACAGCAGGTGAAACGTACGCCTCATCATATCAGTGTTGTAATGGGGAAGAAATCAGTTACATATTTGGAATTAGAACGGCTAACAGCAAAAATCAGTGGTGCGCTTTCAACAAAAGGAATCGGGGAAGAGCATTATGTTGGCATTTGCATGGACCGTTCTATCGAGATGGTTGCTTCCATGCTCGCTGTGTTGAAGATTGGGGCAGCCTATATTCCGCTTGATCCCGCTTATCCTGCAGAACGATTGGATTATATGCTTGTGGATGCGAATCCAGCTATTGTGCTTGTGGACCGAAGCGATGTGCCTTTCAGCCATTCCGTTGATAGAATCATTGTTCAAGATATCAAGTATACAGAGTGCCCCCATGTGCGAACAGCACCAAACAAAGGGCAAGCGGCCTATATGATATACACTTCAGGATCTACTGGCAATCCTAAAGGGGTTGTCGTTGAAATGCCGGCACTTGTCAATTTTTTGGAGGCAATGCAAAAACAGTTCGGCTTAAAAGATGAGCACCGCTGGCTGGCTGTGACAACCATCTGCTTTGATATATCAGCCTTGGAATTGTATTTGCCATTATTGCACGGGGCACAGCTTGTCTTGGCCTCTAAAGAGCAGGTTCAAGATCCGCAACATTTGGCAGGACTGTTGGTTAAGCGTGAAATTACTCATATGCAGGCGACACCCACTGTCTGGCAATTGCTTGCTCAATACACACCGGAAGCATTGAAGGGTCTCGAGGTCCTAGTTGGCGGAGAGACGCTATCTATCCCGCTTGCTAACGCCTTACAGGGGGCTGGTGCACATATCCACAATATGTACGGTCCGACAGAGACTACGATCTGGTCTGCGTCAATGCCCATTGAGCCGCCGCTATCGGATATGCCGCCACTCGGAAAGCCCATCCTAAATACCCAGGTCTATGTGCTTGACCCCATGCTAGAGCCGGTACCGGTAGGGACTATCGGTGAATTGTATATTGCAGGCGAAGGGCTTGCAAGGGGCTACCATGGGCGCAGCAGCCTCACTGCGGGAAGGTTTGTTGCCAATCCCTTTGGTGAAGCGGGGAGCAGGATGTACCGGACGGGAGATTTAGTGAAATGGAATAAGGACGGTACATTGCGTTATTACAGCCGGGCAGATCATCAAATTAAAATTCGCGGCTTCCGGATCGAAATAGGTGAAATTGAGGCGAAAACAGCTGAGGCAGCGGGCGTCGAGCAGGCTATTGTGATCGTTCGTGAGGATATCCCAGGGGATAAGCGGATTGTAGCCTATATAGTTGGCTCGACAACAGAAGAAGCTATCATAGCTCATCTCAGAGAGCAGCTTCCAGATTATATGGTGCCGGCTCATATTGTTTTCCTAAATGAACTGCCTTTAACAAACAATGGGAAAATTGACCGAAAACAGCTGCCAAAACCGTCAAGAAGCAAGACACCTCGGAAACAGTCACCTCGCAACGAATTGGAACATGATTTATGCGAGCTGTTCGAAAAGGTGCTAGGACTATATGTTGGCATTGATGAGGATTTCTTTGAACTTGGGGGTCATTCCATACTTGCGACACAATTGCTCATACAAATCAGGAAGAAATTTGATGTCGAGATGTCCATCGGGGTCATTTTTGAAAAGCCGACCATCATAGACCTTGCTGAGCATATTCAGCATGCCGAGCGACTAGTGATAAAGGAGAAACAGGTAATCAAACCTGAACGGCTTCCGCTATCTTCCAACCAGCGCAGCCTTTGGTTTATCCACGAATTGGAGGGACCAAGCCCAACGTACAATATCCCGTTAGTCTATACATTTAAAGAGCCCATCAATATTCCAAAATTCAAGGAAGCTGTCGGCCAAGTCGTTCGGCGCCATGCAATCTTGCGTACAATCTACCCGGCGGTTGATGGGGTGCCCTATCAGCTCATTCAAAATGAACAACCTGTCATCCAGCTTGTAGATGTACCAGAGGAACATCAGGAACAAGCTATACGGACGGCAGCAGGCTATTCGTTTGACCTTAAGCAAGAAGCAGGCTTCAAGGTAACAATCATTAATGAACAAATCGTCGTCATTACTATGCATCACATCAGCTCTGATGGATGGTCATTAGCGACCTTAACGGAGGATTTAGAGAAAGCCTATTATCAAGGAACCTTAGTCCCGCTAAATTATCAATACGCTGATTATGCCTTGTGGCAAATGAATGAGGGCAATCATGAAGAGCGTATTCTGGACGAACTGGACTATTGGAAGAACCAGCTTCAAGGCTTGCCCGAGGAAATAGAGCTCATACGTGACAGGAAGAGGCAAAATACCGTGCAGGTAAAAGGAGATTCGTATACATATGTTCTTAATCCAATCCTGCATGAGGAACTCCAAAACCTGGCGAAAGAGCATCAGGTGACACTTTATATGATTCTTCAAGCAGCATTCGCGGCGCTTGCGACGAAGCTTGGAGCAGGAGAAGACATTGTTGTTGGAAGCCCGATTGCGGGAAGGGAGAAGGAAGAGGTATTCGGGTTGATTGGCATGTTTATTAACACGGTCGTCATGAGGACAGACACAAGCGGGAATCCGTCATTTTCCGAGCTTATTAATCGGGTGAAAGAGACGAGTGTACAAGCTTATGAGCACCAGCACATCCCGCTTGAAAAAATTGTCGAAGAACTTAATCCACCAAGAAACGGAGCACGTCATCCTCTATTCCAAATCATGTTTGCACTGCAAAATACGCCACAGCCTAAGATCGAGCTAGATGGGAATAAGGCCAAGATTGAGTTGAGAATGGTTGATTCAGCAAAATTTGATCTGAGCTTTGAAATGCGTGAGCTATATTTCGATGAAAAGGCAAATGGAATTGAAGTGAGGCTTGAGTACCGGACGGATTTATATGACAGGGAGACCATACAATCCCTGATGGCTCGGTTTGAAATGGTGCTAGGACAATTGAAACAAAATCCTGCGGTTGACGAACTGAATATCATCAATGAAAAAGAGTATGAGCAGCTGGTTTCCGGGTCGAACGCTGCTTCTGTCAAGAGTCCGCAGGCAACCATTATTGACTTGTTTGAACAGAGAGTGTCTGAATTCCCTGATCGTCAGGCGGTCTTCTCGAATGAGGAGGGACTCACCTATTTAGAACTGAACGAGAAGGCGAATCAATTAGCTCGTCATTTGATGGAGAAGGGTGTCTGTACAGAATCATTTGTGGCAATGCTGCTGCCTCGTTCTGCATCAATGCTGGTCAGTATTTTAGCTGTCTTGAAAACAGGGGCCGCATATGTCCCAATCGATCCTGCTTATCCGAAAGAGCGGATTGAATTCATTTTGGAGGATGCCAAGCCCGCTTGTATCATTGCCCAAAAAGAAGAGGGGCCTCTTATTGGGATAGATGATGAAAGAGTTGTCTGGATGAATCAAAATGACTATGAGTTTTATAGGAAGGAAAATGTGAGCAAGGAAGAACGAGGCACCTCATTAAACCCGTTAAATGCAGCCTATATCATCTACACCTCAGGGTCAACAGGCAGGCCAAAGGGTGTGATTGTGCCCCATCAAAATGTGATTCGCCTGCTGGATGAGACGGATCACTGGTTCCATTTCAATGAGAATGATGTATGGACCTTGTTCCATTCCTATGCCTTTGATTTCTCGGTATGGGAAATATGGGGGGGCCTGCTTTATGGGGGAGAGCTTGTCGTCGTGCCTTATGAGGTCAGCCGCTCACCGAAAGACTTTCTAGATTTATTAGTTGAGAGAAAGGTGACGGTCTTAAATCAAACTCCCTCAGCCTTCTATCAATTGATGCAGGCGGATAGAGAGAATCCTGGGTACGGTCAGTGCTTATCGCTCCGATATGTCATCTTTGGGGGAGAGGCACTGGATTTGGGCAGGCTTTCGGATTGGTACAGGCGACATAATGATCAATCCCCAGAACTAGTCAATATGTATGGCATCACCGAAACCAC
This DNA window, taken from Pradoshia eiseniae, encodes the following:
- a CDS encoding (2,3-dihydroxybenzoyl)adenylate synthase, with the translated sequence MLDGFVPWPAERAEFYREAGCWSGLTFGEMLEKRSKEYAHQIAVVGHNGQLTYQELNERVDQLAAGLQRLGIGKEDRVVVQLPNVIEYVEVVFALFKIGALPVFALPSHRYNEISYFCDFTEAKAYIIKDKFTGFDYRELARQVKAELPQLLNVIVCGEEQEFMNLSSLYKEEPFEKVVVQGSDVAFLQLSGGSTGLSKLIPRTHDEYMYTIKRSVECCKVSEDTVFLIVLPVSHNYPMSSPGILGTLYAGGKIVLSLTPSPDEAFPLIEKHGVTMVSLVPPLALHWLDVREKYEEELTSLEVILVGGSKFSAEAAKRIEPSFGCTLQQVFGMAEGLVNYTRLDDPYEKRIYTQGRPMSPYDEIKIVDEEDREVPAGKPGHLLTRGPYTIQGYYKSPEHNAKAFTKDGFYRTGDIVSVDEEGYLTVEGRDKDQINRGGEKIAAEEVENHLLAHSAVHDAAIVAKEDKYLGEKSCAFIILREDYQATKKELKQFLKNRGLATYKIPDDFVFVEHFPMTHLGKVSKKDLRNQLITGVSR
- a CDS encoding amino acid adenylation domain-containing protein; amino-acid sequence: MANKSYSLTGASSGIWYAHHKTNSALYNTAEYIHIKGELHTPLLLEAVNYTIQSARGLHIDCFEEEGEVKQRIKEDVVFKCEHKSNVEKFEMEKMIEQDTSAILSLKEDHLVRAILFSISKQEHYLYLRIHHIVSDAFSFRLLFQQISERYEALLHDEPYQKSFGDYAAVMEEDKRYQSSKQYEDDKVYWLQELKDVEVVSLTDRATTDFGEVCLEQSMINENDWLKAKDLSSQWKVNVQHILTAAVAVYTKRLTFASAIVLNIPMMGRVGTKAMNVPCTKVNMIPLRITIGDTDTFVDVCMQVKKKMREAGKHQFYRHEQMRRDLKLANNQLLYGPQVNFMPFYDELSFGHCQGKSEKISTGPVEDISFNIYASSEGMRVDVAGNSLCYTKEEIKEHKERFVRFFTQLLEYSDKNIGKLPLLSEGERIRQLVDWNQFESSGRTSSVYELFEQQVKRTPHHISVVMGKKSVTYLELERLTAKISGALSTKGIGEEHYVGICMDRSIEMVASMLAVLKIGAAYIPLDPAYPAERLDYMLVDANPAIVLVDRSDVPFSHSVDRIIVQDIKYTECPHVRTAPNKGQAAYMIYTSGSTGNPKGVVVEMPALVNFLEAMQKQFGLKDEHRWLAVTTICFDISALELYLPLLHGAQLVLASKEQVQDPQHLAGLLVKREITHMQATPTVWQLLAQYTPEALKGLEVLVGGETLSIPLANALQGAGAHIHNMYGPTETTIWSASMPIEPPLSDMPPLGKPILNTQVYVLDPMLEPVPVGTIGELYIAGEGLARGYHGRSSLTAGRFVANPFGEAGSRMYRTGDLVKWNKDGTLRYYSRADHQIKIRGFRIEIGEIEAKTAEAAGVEQAIVIVREDIPGDKRIVAYIVGSTTEEAIIAHLREQLPDYMVPAHIVFLNELPLTNNGKIDRKQLPKPSRSKTPRKQSPRNELEHDLCELFEKVLGLYVGIDEDFFELGGHSILATQLLIQIRKKFDVEMSIGVIFEKPTIIDLAEHIQHAERLVIKEKQVIKPERLPLSSNQRSLWFIHELEGPSPTYNIPLVYTFKEPINIPKFKEAVGQVVRRHAILRTIYPAVDGVPYQLIQNEQPVIQLVDVPEEHQEQAIRTAAGYSFDLKQEAGFKVTIINEQIVVITMHHISSDGWSLATLTEDLEKAYYQGTLVPLNYQYADYALWQMNEGNHEERILDELDYWKNQLQGLPEEIELIRDRKRQNTVQVKGDSYTYVLNPILHEELQNLAKEHQVTLYMILQAAFAALATKLGAGEDIVVGSPIAGREKEEVFGLIGMFINTVVMRTDTSGNPSFSELINRVKETSVQAYEHQHIPLEKIVEELNPPRNGARHPLFQIMFALQNTPQPKIELDGNKAKIELRMVDSAKFDLSFEMRELYFDEKANGIEVRLEYRTDLYDRETIQSLMARFEMVLGQLKQNPAVDELNIINEKEYEQLVSGSNAASVKSPQATIIDLFEQRVSEFPDRQAVFSNEEGLTYLELNEKANQLARHLMEKGVCTESFVAMLLPRSASMLVSILAVLKTGAAYVPIDPAYPKERIEFILEDAKPACIIAQKEEGPLIGIDDERVVWMNQNDYEFYRKENVSKEERGTSLNPLNAAYIIYTSGSTGRPKGVIVPHQNVIRLLDETDHWFHFNENDVWTLFHSYAFDFSVWEIWGGLLYGGELVVVPYEVSRSPKDFLDLLVERKVTVLNQTPSAFYQLMQADRENPGYGQCLSLRYVIFGGEALDLGRLSDWYRRHNDQSPELVNMYGITETTVHVSYAPLRGDSGKIQASSLIGMAIPDLTVYVLDGHLRPVPPGVIGEMYVAGAGLARGYLGRKALTAERFIANPFEGGGSRMYRTGDLARWLKDGRLDYIGRIDHQVKIRGFRIELGEIEHVLLKHSSVMQTAVIAREDNPGDMRLAAYIVPYKGDIIDSKDLRHFAARELPDYMVPTSFTCIDALPLTPNGKLDVKNLPKPETKVTTEGLPNTPQEELLCDLFRDVLKLPEIGIHDSFFELGGHSLLAVQLVGRIKETFGKELTVGHLFEYPSVAGLAVQLHHHSQTAALEGLLPLRTGEKPIFCVHPAGGLSWCYAGLLKVLPSEYALYGLQAKGIAKEEPLPQDLMEMAASYIQSLKDVQPKGPYRLVGWSLGGNVVHEMAGQLEREGEEIELLAIMDAYPLHFTPPFEISEEKEALVALLALAGYEPEVDADVTQEFVIQQLKKEGSAMASLSEETLIRLKEVYKNSIRLLKKHKANHFGGDALFFKSTVVPEWISNADVSSWFPYISGDIVSHDIHCRHKDMCQPDPIAEIGQTIKGLLARKQEDKHYA
- the kamA gene encoding lysine 2,3-aminomutase; protein product: MNNQLYKPTRHWKDIELWKDVTEEQWNDWIWQLTHTIKTLEDLKKVINLTPDEEEGVRISTKTIPLNITPYYASLMNPDDERCPIRMQSVPIGKELYKTPYDLEDPLHEDEDSPVPGLTHRYPDRVLFLVTNQCSMYCRYCTRRRFSGQIGMGVPKKQLDQAINYIRETPAVRDVLISGGDGLLINDSILEYILKNLRAIPHVEIIRIGTRAPVVFPQRITENLCNILKKYHPVWLNTHFNTSIEITEESKKACEMLVNSGVPVGNQAVILAGINDSVPIMKKLMHDLVKIRVRPYYIYQCDLSEGISHFRAPISKGLEIIEGLRGHTSGYAIPTFVVDAPGGGGKISLQPNYILSQSPDKTVLRNYEGVITTYPEPETYTAGTADGYFQQIYGTYQEERGDGVLGLLHDKQFNLVPKDLPRYHKREGYAQAPDHSSLKDKREKRDQLKEKKFMAQQKPTPKVEEGGQS
- a CDS encoding YokU family protein, with translation MWCEEKAANEMKDKVYWELPDGTNAIEITEVPSYKCNECGIVYQTDEQVKEIEDQLFLIDTKQLEKSLTYQELMEKPRLLKRNYFDFG
- a CDS encoding phosphopantetheine-binding protein; this translates as MSLEQLRLLLADYLDDEEWRNLEDKDDLTDCGMDSIAFMSITEELRSQDIMVTFMDLAEETTVEAWHRKIQEKTTAQ